In Sporichthya polymorpha DSM 43042, a genomic segment contains:
- a CDS encoding acetolactate synthase large subunit: MADPHPSQAPVAQLTGAQSLVRSLEAVGVEIIFGIPGGAILPAYDPLFDSQYVTHVLVRHEQGAGHAAQGYAMATGKVGVCMATSGPGATNLVTAIADAYMDSVPIVAVTGQVPSSAIGSDAFQEADIRGITMPITKHNYLVTDPAEIPRAIAEAFHIASTGRPGPVLVDVSKDALQAMTSFTWPETLDLPGYRPVTRPHAKQVREAAKLMVESRKPVLYVGGGVIKAGAAAELKVLAELTGIPVVTTLMARGAFPDSHELHLGMPGMHGTVAAVGALQKSDLLVCLGARFDDRVTGHLPSFAPEAKVIHADIDPAEIGKNRHADVPIVGDAREVIADLVVALQAEHDAGRKGDYAAWREMTFDLRARYPLGYDVPEDGGLSPQYVTERIGEIAGPDALYVAGVGQHQMWAAQFVKYEKPGTWLNSGGLGTMGYSVPAAMGAKAGAPDKVVWAIDGDGCFQMTNQELATCAINGIPIKVAVINNGNLGMVRQWQTLFYEGRYSNTDLQSKRIPDFVKLADAYGCVGLRCEKAEDVDATIRKAMEINDVPVVIDFVVHADAMVWPMVAAGTSNDDIKYARDLAPSWDRSEEEES, from the coding sequence ATGGCAGATCCGCACCCCTCCCAAGCGCCCGTCGCGCAGCTGACCGGCGCGCAGTCGCTCGTCCGCTCCCTGGAGGCCGTCGGGGTCGAGATCATCTTCGGCATCCCGGGCGGGGCGATCCTTCCCGCGTACGACCCGCTGTTCGACTCGCAGTACGTCACGCACGTGCTCGTGCGCCACGAGCAGGGCGCGGGCCACGCGGCCCAGGGCTACGCGATGGCGACCGGCAAGGTCGGCGTCTGCATGGCGACCTCGGGCCCGGGCGCGACGAACCTGGTCACGGCGATCGCCGACGCCTACATGGACTCGGTGCCGATCGTGGCCGTGACGGGCCAGGTGCCCTCGAGCGCGATCGGCAGCGACGCCTTCCAGGAGGCGGACATCCGCGGCATCACGATGCCGATCACCAAGCACAACTACCTGGTGACGGACCCCGCCGAGATCCCGCGCGCGATCGCCGAGGCCTTCCACATCGCCTCGACCGGCCGGCCGGGCCCCGTCCTCGTCGACGTGTCCAAGGACGCGCTGCAGGCGATGACCTCCTTCACCTGGCCCGAGACCCTCGACCTGCCGGGCTACCGGCCGGTGACCCGTCCCCACGCCAAGCAGGTGCGCGAGGCGGCGAAGCTGATGGTGGAGTCCCGCAAGCCGGTGCTCTACGTCGGCGGCGGTGTCATCAAGGCCGGGGCCGCGGCCGAGCTCAAGGTGCTCGCCGAACTGACCGGCATCCCGGTCGTCACCACCCTGATGGCGCGCGGCGCGTTCCCGGACAGCCACGAGCTGCACCTGGGAATGCCGGGCATGCACGGCACCGTCGCCGCCGTCGGTGCGCTGCAGAAGTCGGACCTGCTGGTCTGCCTCGGCGCGCGGTTCGACGACCGCGTCACCGGTCACCTGCCGTCCTTCGCCCCCGAGGCGAAGGTCATCCACGCCGACATCGACCCGGCCGAGATCGGGAAGAACCGCCACGCGGACGTCCCGATCGTGGGTGACGCACGTGAGGTGATCGCCGACCTCGTCGTGGCGCTGCAGGCCGAGCACGACGCCGGCCGCAAGGGCGACTACGCCGCCTGGCGCGAGATGACCTTCGACCTGCGGGCCCGCTACCCGCTGGGCTACGACGTCCCGGAGGACGGTGGCCTGTCGCCGCAGTACGTCACCGAGCGGATCGGCGAGATCGCCGGCCCGGACGCGCTGTACGTCGCGGGCGTCGGCCAGCACCAGATGTGGGCCGCGCAGTTCGTGAAGTACGAGAAGCCGGGGACGTGGCTGAATTCCGGTGGCCTCGGGACGATGGGCTATTCGGTCCCGGCGGCGATGGGCGCCAAGGCCGGCGCGCCGGACAAGGTCGTGTGGGCGATCGACGGCGACGGCTGCTTCCAGATGACCAACCAGGAGCTGGCCACCTGCGCCATCAACGGCATCCCGATCAAGGTGGCCGTCATCAACAACGGCAACCTCGGCATGGTGCGCCAGTGGCAGACCCTGTTCTACGAGGGCCGCTACTCGAACACCGACCTGCAGTCCAAGCGGATCCCCGACTTCGTCAAGCTCGCCGACGCCTACGGCTGCGTGGGTCTGCGGTGCGAGAAGGCGGAGGACGTCGACGCCACGATCCGCAAGGCGATGGAGATCAATGACGTTCCCGTCGTGATCGACTTCGTCGTCCACGCCGACGCCATGGTGTGGCCGATGGTCGCCGCCGGCACCTCCAACGACGACATCAAGTACGCGCGTGACCTGGCCCCGTCCTGGGACCGCAGCGAGGAAGAGGAAAGCTGA
- the serA gene encoding phosphoglycerate dehydrogenase, which translates to MTKPVVLIAEELSPATVEALGPDFEIRHCDGANREELLPAIADVDAILIRSATKVDAEALAAAKKLRVVARAGVGLDNVDVAAATKAGVMVVNAPTSNITSAAELAVALLLASARHVSPAHASLKQGQWKRSKFTGVELAEKTVGVVGLGRIGALVAQRLAAFEVELIAYDPYVPAARATQLGVRLVSLDELLRESDFITVHLPKTPETAGLIGEEQLRLVKPSVHIINAARGGIVDEDALYAALKEGRVAGAGLDVYAKEPCTDSPMFELDNVVALPHLGASTDEAQEKAGIAVAKSVRLALAGELVPDAVNVQGGTIAEDVKPGLPLCEKLGRIFTALAGGVADRLDVEVRGEITKHDVKVMELATLKGVFTDIAEEASVSYVNAPLFAQERNVEVHLTTSPESPRYRNLVTARGTMATGEVVSVSGTLSGARRMVEKIVEIDGYEVDVELADHLAFFRYTDRPGVVGTVGRILGEAGVNIAGMQVARDAKGGQALVALTVDTAIPADALSELQTAIAADWARAVDLT; encoded by the coding sequence GTGACCAAGCCTGTGGTCCTGATCGCCGAGGAACTGTCGCCCGCCACCGTTGAGGCGCTCGGCCCCGATTTCGAGATCCGGCACTGCGACGGCGCGAACCGCGAGGAGCTGCTCCCCGCGATCGCCGACGTCGACGCCATCCTGATCCGCTCCGCCACGAAGGTGGACGCCGAGGCGCTGGCCGCCGCGAAGAAGCTGCGCGTCGTCGCCCGCGCGGGTGTCGGCCTCGACAACGTCGACGTCGCCGCGGCCACCAAGGCCGGCGTCATGGTGGTCAACGCTCCGACCTCCAACATCACCTCCGCCGCCGAGCTCGCGGTCGCCCTGCTGCTGGCCAGCGCCCGCCACGTCTCGCCAGCCCACGCCTCGCTCAAGCAGGGGCAGTGGAAGCGCTCGAAGTTCACCGGCGTCGAGCTCGCCGAGAAGACCGTCGGCGTCGTCGGCCTCGGCCGTATCGGTGCCCTGGTCGCGCAGCGTCTCGCCGCCTTCGAGGTCGAGCTCATCGCCTACGACCCGTACGTGCCGGCCGCCCGCGCGACGCAGCTGGGTGTCCGCCTCGTCAGCCTGGACGAGCTGCTGCGCGAGTCGGACTTCATCACCGTGCACCTGCCGAAGACCCCGGAGACCGCGGGCCTGATCGGCGAGGAGCAGCTGCGCCTGGTCAAGCCGAGCGTGCACATCATCAACGCCGCCCGCGGCGGGATCGTCGACGAGGACGCGCTCTACGCAGCGCTCAAGGAGGGCCGGGTCGCCGGCGCCGGCCTCGACGTCTACGCCAAGGAGCCGTGCACCGACTCGCCGATGTTCGAACTGGACAACGTCGTTGCCCTGCCGCACCTCGGGGCGAGCACCGACGAGGCCCAGGAGAAGGCCGGCATCGCCGTCGCCAAGTCGGTCCGCCTCGCGCTGGCCGGCGAGCTCGTGCCGGACGCGGTCAACGTCCAGGGCGGCACCATCGCCGAGGACGTCAAGCCGGGTCTGCCGCTGTGCGAGAAGCTCGGCCGTATCTTCACCGCCCTCGCGGGCGGGGTCGCGGACCGGCTCGACGTCGAGGTCCGCGGCGAGATCACCAAGCACGACGTGAAGGTGATGGAGCTCGCGACGCTCAAGGGCGTGTTCACCGACATCGCCGAGGAGGCGTCGGTCTCCTACGTCAACGCCCCGCTGTTCGCGCAGGAGCGCAACGTCGAGGTGCACCTGACGACGAGCCCGGAGAGCCCGCGCTACCGCAACCTCGTCACCGCCCGCGGCACGATGGCGACCGGTGAGGTCGTCTCGGTGTCCGGCACGCTGTCCGGCGCCCGCCGCATGGTCGAGAAGATCGTCGAGATCGACGGCTACGAGGTCGACGTCGAGCTCGCCGACCACCTCGCGTTCTTCCGCTACACCGACCGCCCGGGGGTCGTCGGCACCGTCGGCCGCATCCTCGGTGAGGCGGGCGTGAACATCGCCGGCATGCAGGTCGCCCGTGACGCCAAGGGTGGTCAGGCGCTGGTCGCGCTGACCGTGGACACCGCGATCCCCGCGGACGCCCTCAGCGAGCTGCAGACGGCGATCGCCGCCGACTGGGCCCGCGCCGTCGACCTCACCTGA
- a CDS encoding 3-isopropylmalate dehydrogenase, whose product MSSLKLAVIPGDGIGTEVVTEGRKVLDAALSDVKIEAHEYDLGARRWHATGETLPDSVLEEIRGADAILLGAVGDPSVPSGVLERGLLLKMRFALDHHVNLRPSKLYPGYVSPLAGDPSIDFVVVREGTEGPYVGNGGSLRTGTPHEVATEVSLNTAFGIERVVRDAFARAQARPRKKLTLVHKDNVLVHAGGLWQRIVREVAPEFPDVERDYLHVDAATIFLVTNPGRFDVIVTDNLFGDILTDLAAAVTGGIGLAASGNLDVSRTNPSMFEPVHGSAPDIAGQGKADPTATILSVALMLEHLGHAEAAAKITAAVEADLAERGSAARSTAQIGDAIAARVAG is encoded by the coding sequence ATGAGCAGCCTGAAACTCGCAGTCATCCCGGGCGACGGCATCGGCACCGAGGTGGTGACCGAGGGCCGCAAGGTTCTCGACGCGGCGCTGAGCGACGTGAAGATCGAGGCCCACGAGTACGACCTCGGCGCCCGGCGCTGGCACGCGACGGGGGAGACGCTGCCGGACTCGGTGCTGGAGGAGATCCGCGGCGCCGACGCGATCCTGCTCGGCGCGGTCGGTGACCCGTCGGTTCCGTCCGGCGTCCTCGAGCGGGGCCTGCTGCTCAAGATGCGCTTCGCGCTCGACCACCACGTCAACCTGCGCCCGTCGAAGCTGTACCCGGGCTACGTCAGCCCGCTGGCCGGCGACCCGAGCATCGACTTCGTCGTGGTCCGCGAGGGCACCGAGGGCCCGTACGTCGGCAACGGCGGCTCACTGCGGACCGGCACGCCGCACGAGGTCGCGACCGAGGTCAGCCTCAACACCGCGTTCGGCATCGAGCGCGTCGTCCGCGACGCCTTCGCCCGCGCCCAGGCCCGCCCGCGCAAGAAGCTCACGCTGGTGCACAAGGACAACGTCCTGGTCCACGCGGGTGGTCTGTGGCAGCGGATCGTCCGCGAGGTCGCGCCCGAGTTCCCCGACGTCGAGCGGGACTACCTGCACGTCGACGCCGCGACGATCTTTCTGGTCACGAACCCTGGCCGCTTCGACGTGATCGTCACCGACAACCTGTTCGGTGACATCCTCACCGACCTCGCCGCGGCGGTCACCGGCGGCATCGGCCTGGCCGCGAGCGGCAACCTCGACGTCTCGCGGACCAACCCGTCGATGTTCGAGCCCGTGCACGGCTCGGCCCCCGACATCGCCGGCCAGGGCAAGGCGGACCCGACCGCGACGATCCTGTCCGTCGCGCTGATGCTCGAGCACCTCGGTCACGCCGAGGCGGCCGCGAAGATCACCGCCGCCGTCGAGGCCGACCTGGCCGAGCGGGGCTCGGCCGCGCGCAGCACCGCCCAGATCGGCGACGCGATCGCCGCCCGAGTAGCCGGCTAG
- a CDS encoding DUF7064 domain-containing protein produces MSSNTSYFMNAQVADSFGDAQPHDDGMHRAALAENPDPALVETVFAGFHVPEADIHCLNYIWLHPNLHLMSGGAWCWRGFVRTQLEADLFDMRDFVPDTAITDDGGDLTDVTLPNGYRYQVLEPLQSIRMTYDDPARGNSFDVTQTAIMPPAMLPSNRHFDQVMRSTGTLRLRGEEFEVNSYAVRDRSWGEARTEDPAGASAIHWLVAVFGDDYAVHVTGLQDPQTAHWRDVFPEDPARAQAMNRGWVWRDGRLLTVTEARIETEWDIGARRQAAHRVVAVDETGAEHVLHGQLRAAAPWHTWSNVHMSIGLARWEADGRVGHGDSQVAMWTDFVRAAFR; encoded by the coding sequence ATGAGTAGTAACACGTCGTACTTCATGAACGCGCAGGTCGCCGACAGCTTCGGCGACGCGCAGCCGCACGACGACGGGATGCACCGCGCCGCCCTCGCGGAGAACCCCGACCCCGCACTCGTGGAGACGGTCTTCGCCGGGTTTCACGTCCCCGAGGCGGACATCCACTGCCTGAACTACATCTGGCTGCACCCGAACCTGCACCTGATGAGCGGCGGCGCCTGGTGCTGGCGCGGCTTCGTGCGCACCCAGCTCGAGGCCGACCTGTTCGACATGCGCGACTTCGTTCCCGACACCGCGATCACCGACGACGGCGGCGACCTGACCGACGTCACCCTGCCCAACGGCTACCGGTACCAGGTGCTCGAGCCGCTGCAGTCGATCCGGATGACCTACGACGACCCGGCCCGCGGCAACAGTTTCGACGTCACGCAGACGGCGATCATGCCGCCGGCGATGCTGCCGTCGAACCGGCACTTCGACCAGGTCATGCGCTCGACCGGGACGCTGCGCCTGCGCGGCGAGGAGTTCGAGGTGAACTCCTACGCGGTGCGCGACCGCTCCTGGGGCGAGGCGCGCACCGAGGACCCGGCGGGTGCGTCCGCGATTCACTGGCTGGTCGCGGTCTTCGGCGACGACTACGCCGTCCACGTCACCGGCCTGCAGGACCCGCAGACCGCCCACTGGCGTGACGTCTTCCCCGAGGACCCGGCCCGGGCGCAGGCCATGAACCGCGGCTGGGTGTGGCGGGACGGGCGCCTGCTGACCGTGACCGAGGCGCGCATCGAGACCGAGTGGGACATCGGCGCGCGGCGGCAGGCGGCGCACCGGGTCGTCGCGGTCGACGAGACCGGCGCCGAGCACGTGCTGCACGGTCAGCTGCGCGCGGCCGCGCCGTGGCACACCTGGTCGAACGTGCACATGAGCATCGGGCTGGCGCGGTGGGAGGCCGACGGCCGGGTCGGGCACGGCGACAGCCAGGTCGCGATGTGGACGGATTTCGTGCGCGCCGCCTTCCGGTGA
- the ilvC gene encoding ketol-acid reductoisomerase, translating to MAEMFYDDDADLSVIQGRKVAVLGYGSQGHAHALSLRDSGVDVRVGLPEGSKSRAKAEEEGLRVVTPAEAAAEADVIMILAPDPVQRKLYAESVEANLKDGDALFFGHGLNIRYGLITPPAGVDVCMVAPKGPGHLVRRQFQEGKGVPCIIAVEQDATGKAWDLVKSYAKGIGGTRAGIIKTTFTEETETDLFGEQVVLCGGLSHLIMAGFETLIEAGYQPEVAYFECLHEVKLIVDLMYEGGISKMRWSISETAEWGDYVSGPRIITEQTKAEMKKILGEIQDGTFAKNWMAEYDAGLPNYKKYVDEGQNHPIEQTGAKLRPLMSWISG from the coding sequence GTGGCAGAGATGTTCTACGACGACGACGCCGACCTGTCGGTGATCCAGGGCCGCAAGGTCGCGGTGCTCGGGTACGGCAGCCAGGGCCACGCGCACGCGCTGTCGCTGCGTGACTCGGGGGTCGACGTCCGCGTCGGCCTGCCCGAGGGCTCGAAGAGCCGCGCCAAGGCGGAGGAGGAGGGCCTGCGGGTCGTCACTCCGGCCGAGGCGGCCGCCGAGGCGGACGTGATCATGATCCTCGCGCCGGACCCCGTGCAGCGGAAGCTGTACGCCGAGTCCGTCGAGGCGAACCTCAAGGACGGCGACGCGCTGTTCTTCGGCCACGGCCTCAACATCCGCTACGGCCTCATCACCCCGCCGGCCGGCGTCGACGTCTGCATGGTCGCGCCGAAGGGCCCGGGCCACCTGGTGCGTCGTCAGTTCCAGGAGGGCAAGGGCGTTCCCTGCATCATCGCCGTCGAGCAGGACGCGACCGGCAAGGCCTGGGACCTGGTGAAGTCCTACGCGAAGGGCATCGGCGGCACGCGCGCCGGCATCATCAAGACCACCTTCACCGAGGAGACCGAGACCGACCTGTTCGGTGAGCAGGTCGTCCTCTGCGGCGGTCTGAGCCACCTGATCATGGCCGGCTTCGAGACCCTGATCGAGGCGGGCTACCAGCCCGAGGTCGCGTACTTCGAGTGCCTCCACGAGGTGAAGCTCATCGTCGACCTGATGTACGAGGGCGGCATCTCCAAGATGCGCTGGTCGATCTCCGAGACCGCCGAGTGGGGCGACTACGTCTCCGGCCCGCGGATCATCACCGAGCAGACCAAGGCCGAGATGAAGAAGATCCTCGGCGAGATCCAGGACGGCACCTTCGCGAAGAACTGGATGGCCGAGTACGACGCCGGTCTCCCGAACTACAAGAAGTACGTCGACGAGGGCCAGAACCACCCCATCGAGCAGACCGGCGCCAAGCTCCGTCCGCTGATGAGCTGGATCTCCGGCTGA
- the cimA gene encoding citramalate synthase — protein sequence MTTQQNGLSDAFHVYDTTLRDGAQGEGMALTVADKLAIAKHLDDLGVGFIEGGWPGALPKDTEFFARAQTELNLRHAQLVAFGSTRKAESRASEDLQVLALRDSGAGTICLVAKSHVGHVERALRTTLAENLEMITDTVTFLRAEGRRVFVDCEHFFDGYHLDPIYAVEVVRTAAAAGADVVVLCDTNGGMLPSQVNRVVSEVLAATGARLGIHCQDDTGCAVANTIAAVEAGVTHVQCVANGYGERTGNANLATVVANLELKLGIQCLPPGKLKELSRVSHAIAEIANMTPRHHLPYVGMSAFAHKAGLHASAIKVDPDLYQHIDPTLVGNDMRMLISEMAGRASVELKGKELGHDLATNPTALANVVEKVKTLEARGYSFEAADGSFDLLIREELEPENSRVFELESWRVIVDRDATGEVRTEATVKLHASGKRFVATGEGNGPVNALDRALRQGLEQVYPDLARLELVDFKVRILEGAHGTGAVVRVLVETSDGETEWDTVGVHENIIEASWQALADGVTYGLLRTAGLPLD from the coding sequence GTGACGACCCAGCAGAACGGTCTCTCGGACGCGTTCCACGTCTACGACACGACTCTGCGCGACGGCGCGCAGGGCGAGGGCATGGCGCTGACGGTGGCGGACAAGCTCGCCATCGCCAAGCACCTCGACGACCTCGGCGTCGGCTTCATCGAGGGCGGCTGGCCGGGTGCGCTGCCGAAGGACACCGAGTTCTTCGCCCGCGCACAGACCGAACTGAATCTGCGTCACGCACAGCTGGTGGCCTTCGGGTCCACCCGCAAGGCCGAGAGCAGAGCGTCGGAGGACCTACAGGTCCTCGCGCTCCGTGACTCCGGGGCCGGCACGATCTGCCTGGTCGCGAAGAGCCACGTCGGCCACGTCGAAAGGGCACTCCGCACCACCCTCGCGGAGAACCTGGAGATGATCACGGACACCGTCACCTTCCTCCGTGCAGAAGGCCGTCGCGTGTTCGTGGACTGTGAGCACTTCTTCGACGGCTACCACCTGGACCCGATCTACGCGGTCGAGGTCGTCCGCACCGCCGCGGCCGCCGGTGCCGACGTCGTCGTGCTCTGCGACACCAACGGCGGCATGCTGCCGTCGCAGGTCAACCGCGTCGTCAGCGAGGTCCTCGCCGCGACCGGCGCGCGTCTCGGCATCCACTGCCAGGACGACACCGGGTGCGCGGTCGCCAACACCATCGCCGCCGTCGAGGCCGGCGTGACGCACGTGCAGTGCGTCGCCAACGGCTACGGCGAGCGGACCGGCAACGCGAACCTGGCGACGGTCGTGGCGAACCTCGAGCTCAAACTCGGCATCCAGTGCCTGCCCCCCGGCAAGCTCAAGGAGCTCTCCCGCGTCAGCCACGCGATCGCGGAGATCGCGAACATGACGCCGCGTCACCACCTGCCGTACGTCGGCATGAGCGCGTTCGCGCACAAGGCCGGTCTGCACGCCTCGGCGATCAAGGTCGACCCGGACCTGTACCAGCACATCGACCCGACCCTGGTCGGCAACGACATGCGCATGCTGATCTCGGAGATGGCCGGCCGCGCGAGCGTCGAGCTCAAGGGCAAGGAGCTGGGCCACGACCTCGCCACGAACCCCACCGCCCTGGCGAACGTGGTCGAGAAGGTGAAGACCCTCGAGGCCCGCGGCTACTCGTTCGAGGCCGCCGACGGTTCGTTCGACCTGCTGATCCGCGAGGAGCTGGAGCCGGAGAACAGCCGCGTCTTCGAGCTGGAGTCCTGGCGCGTCATCGTCGACCGCGACGCGACCGGCGAGGTCCGCACCGAGGCGACCGTGAAGCTCCACGCCTCCGGCAAGCGCTTCGTCGCCACCGGCGAGGGGAACGGTCCGGTCAACGCGCTCGACCGCGCGCTGCGCCAGGGCCTCGAGCAGGTCTACCCGGACCTCGCCCGCCTTGAGCTCGTCGACTTCAAGGTCCGCATTCTCGAAGGTGCCCACGGCACCGGCGCGGTCGTCCGCGTCCTCGTCGAGACCAGCGACGGCGAGACCGAGTGGGACACCGTCGGCGTCCACGAGAACATCATCGAGGCCTCCTGGCAGGCCCTCGCCGACGGCGTCACCTACGGCCTGCTCCGCACCGCCGGGCTCCCGCTCGACTGA
- the ilvN gene encoding acetolactate synthase small subunit: MSVHTLSVLVENKPGVLARIASLFSRRGFNIDSLAVGPTEHPEISRMTIAVNVEDNPLEQVTKQLNKLVNVIKIVELEPSSSVQRELVLVKVKADLESRSHVLEVVQLFRAKVIDVSSDAVTIEATGSADKLAALLRMLEPFGVKELVQSGMVAIGRGPRSITDRSLRPVERSA, encoded by the coding sequence ATGAGCGTTCACACCCTCTCGGTCCTGGTCGAGAACAAGCCCGGTGTGCTCGCGCGCATCGCGTCGCTGTTCTCGCGCCGGGGCTTCAACATCGACTCTCTCGCCGTCGGCCCGACCGAGCACCCGGAGATCTCCCGGATGACGATTGCGGTCAACGTCGAGGACAACCCGCTGGAGCAGGTGACGAAGCAGCTGAACAAGCTGGTCAACGTCATCAAGATCGTGGAGCTCGAGCCGTCGAGCTCCGTCCAGCGTGAGCTGGTGCTGGTCAAGGTGAAGGCCGACCTCGAGAGCCGCTCGCACGTCCTGGAGGTCGTGCAGCTGTTCCGCGCCAAGGTCATCGACGTCTCCAGCGACGCCGTCACGATCGAGGCCACCGGCAGCGCCGACAAGCTCGCCGCCCTGTTGCGGATGCTCGAACCCTTCGGGGTCAAGGAGCTCGTGCAGTCCGGCATGGTCGCGATCGGTCGCGGCCCCCGCTCCATCACCGACCGCAGCCTCCGCCCCGTCGAGCGCAGCGCCTAG
- a CDS encoding branched-chain amino acid aminotransferase, with product MTTVGLDFHITPNPAPAPEARRAEILADPGFGKYFTDHLVSVTWTPQQGWHDASLRPYGPISMDPATAVIHYAQSIFEGLKAYRHEDGSIVTFRPEQNAARFQRSAKRLALPELPTQIFVDAIDLLVRTDAAWVPTRAEQSLYLRPFMFASEVFLGVKPASHVSFYVIASPAGAYFAKGLKPVSIWISEEYTRAALGGTGAAKCAGNYAASLVAQQEAIENGCDQVVFLDAVERKWVEELGGMNLYFVHADGHIETPTLTGSILEGVTRDSILTLAADLGHQVTENRIAIDDWRNGVSSGEIVEVFACGTAAVVTPVGKLAWRGGELAMGDGEPGPVTSKIRNALLAIQHGHAEDKHGWLHKVV from the coding sequence ATGACGACGGTGGGACTCGACTTTCACATCACGCCGAACCCCGCTCCCGCGCCCGAGGCGCGGCGGGCCGAGATCCTGGCCGACCCGGGCTTCGGCAAGTACTTCACCGACCATCTGGTCTCGGTGACCTGGACGCCGCAGCAGGGCTGGCACGACGCGAGCCTGCGTCCGTACGGGCCGATCTCGATGGACCCGGCCACCGCCGTCATCCACTACGCGCAGTCGATCTTCGAGGGCCTCAAGGCCTACCGCCACGAGGACGGTTCGATCGTCACGTTCCGGCCGGAGCAGAACGCGGCACGTTTCCAGCGCTCCGCCAAGCGGCTCGCGCTGCCGGAGCTGCCGACGCAGATCTTCGTCGACGCGATCGACCTGCTGGTCCGCACCGACGCCGCGTGGGTGCCGACCCGCGCCGAGCAGAGCCTGTACCTGCGGCCGTTCATGTTCGCCTCCGAGGTGTTCCTCGGGGTGAAGCCGGCCTCGCACGTCAGCTTCTACGTGATCGCGTCCCCGGCGGGCGCGTACTTCGCGAAGGGCCTCAAGCCCGTCTCGATCTGGATCTCCGAGGAGTACACCCGCGCCGCCCTCGGCGGGACCGGCGCGGCCAAGTGCGCCGGCAACTACGCGGCCAGCCTCGTCGCGCAGCAGGAGGCGATCGAGAACGGCTGCGACCAGGTCGTCTTCCTCGACGCCGTCGAGCGCAAGTGGGTCGAGGAACTCGGCGGGATGAACCTGTACTTCGTCCACGCCGACGGGCACATCGAGACCCCGACGCTGACCGGTTCGATCCTCGAGGGCGTCACCCGCGACTCGATTCTCACCCTCGCCGCGGACCTCGGGCACCAGGTCACCGAGAACCGCATCGCGATCGACGACTGGCGCAACGGCGTGAGCTCCGGCGAGATCGTCGAGGTCTTCGCCTGCGGGACCGCGGCGGTCGTCACGCCCGTCGGGAAGCTCGCGTGGCGGGGCGGCGAGCTCGCGATGGGCGACGGCGAGCCCGGCCCGGTCACGAGCAAGATCCGCAACGCGCTCCTCGCGATCCAGCACGGTCACGCCGAGGACAAGCACGGCTGGCTGCACAAGGTCGTCTGA
- a CDS encoding PQQ-dependent sugar dehydrogenase yields the protein MRIGRLGAGTLAVTLGLGLAACGDDDDPAAMPPVYTDSPTGPAVAASPDPTASPGRSPGRSPSAGKPTVTGDVVTGLTSPWGLAFLPDGSALVSERDTAKIQRVSPGGKVSTVGTVPGVDHGGEGGLLGIAVGPDFETNPRLYAYFTASDGNRIVRMSYAADNLGRPEVILDGIDASGIHNGGRLAFGPDGMLYASTGDAADRPTSQDRADLNGKILRMTPDGKPAPGNPDPDSVVWSYGHRNVQGLAWDDADQLWASEFGQNTWDELNRIQAGRNYGWPEVEGDEGGSEFTRPARVWPTSEASPSGLAFAGGSLWMAALRGQRLWQIPVTGTGTGKPVAHFEGEYGRLRTVALAPDGSLWLITNNTDGRGRPADGDDRILRITLG from the coding sequence ATGCGGATCGGACGACTGGGGGCGGGCACCCTCGCGGTGACGCTGGGGCTCGGGCTGGCGGCGTGCGGGGACGACGACGATCCCGCCGCGATGCCGCCGGTCTACACGGACTCGCCCACCGGACCGGCCGTGGCCGCGAGCCCGGACCCGACCGCGTCCCCCGGCCGGTCCCCCGGCCGGTCGCCCTCCGCCGGCAAACCCACCGTCACCGGGGACGTGGTCACCGGGCTGACCTCCCCCTGGGGGCTGGCGTTCCTCCCGGACGGCTCTGCGCTGGTCTCCGAGCGGGACACGGCGAAGATTCAGCGCGTCTCCCCCGGCGGGAAGGTCAGCACCGTCGGCACCGTCCCCGGCGTCGACCACGGCGGCGAGGGCGGGCTGCTCGGCATCGCCGTCGGGCCGGACTTCGAGACGAATCCCCGTCTGTACGCCTACTTCACCGCGAGCGACGGCAACCGGATCGTCCGGATGTCCTACGCCGCGGACAACCTCGGCCGGCCCGAGGTGATCCTCGACGGGATCGACGCGTCCGGGATCCACAACGGCGGGCGGCTGGCGTTCGGCCCGGACGGGATGCTTTACGCCTCGACCGGCGACGCCGCCGACCGGCCGACCTCGCAGGACCGCGCCGACCTCAACGGCAAGATCCTGCGGATGACGCCGGACGGGAAGCCCGCTCCCGGCAACCCGGACCCGGACTCGGTCGTGTGGTCCTACGGCCACCGCAACGTCCAGGGCCTCGCCTGGGACGACGCCGACCAGCTCTGGGCGTCCGAGTTCGGCCAGAACACCTGGGACGAGCTCAACCGGATCCAGGCGGGCCGGAACTACGGCTGGCCGGAGGTCGAGGGCGACGAGGGCGGGTCCGAGTTCACCCGTCCGGCCCGCGTGTGGCCGACCTCCGAGGCGTCCCCGAGCGGGCTCGCCTTCGCTGGCGGCTCCCTGTGGATGGCCGCCCTGCGCGGCCAGCGGCTGTGGCAGATCCCGGTCACCGGCACCGGGACCGGCAAGCCCGTCGCCCACTTCGAGGGCGAGTACGGCCGGCTCCGGACCGTGGCCCTCGCTCCCGACGGGTCGCTCTGGCTGATCACCAACAACACCGACGGCCGCGGCCGCCCCGCGGACGGCGACGACCGGATCCTGCGGATCACGCTCGGCTGA